In Solanum pennellii chromosome 7, SPENNV200, the following are encoded in one genomic region:
- the LOC107026592 gene encoding PLASMODESMATA CALLOSE-BINDING PROTEIN 5 isoform X2: MSLKFSFSLLLFSLISTLSTAQFGGTGSAPGGTGTTPAGTGSTPSGTVTSPSGVGSAPGGTTAAPAGGTATGGGGGATVELWCVAKNNAEDTALQSALDWACGPGGANCGPIQPGGPCYDPKDIQKTASYVFNDYFIKHGMTEDACNFDDNAALISINPSHNGCKFPSSKNSSGSPSGSTNGGLSPSSEDLSSGSSILRRWMYILMAINLLFASQLIF, encoded by the exons ATGTCTCTAAAATTCTCATTTTCTCTCCTTCTATTTTCCCTAATCTCCACTCTCTCTACCGCCCAATTCGGCGGTACTGGCTCTGCTCCCGGCGGCACTGGCACTACT CCCGCCGGCACTGGCAGTACTCCCAGCGGCACTGTCACTTCTCCAAGCGGCGTTGGCTCTGCTCCTGGTGGAACTACCGCTGCTCCAGCCGGGGGTACTGCTACCGGCGGGGGTGGAGGGGCGACGGTTGAATTGTGGTGCGTGGCGAAGAACAACGCAGAGGATACTGCTCTTCAATCGGCGCTTGATTGGGCTTGTGGGCCTGGAGGTGCTAATTGCGGGCCAATTCAGCCCGGTGGGCCCTGTTATGACCCTAAAGATATACAGAAAACGGCGTCGTATGTGTTCAATGATTACTTTATTAAGCATGGTATGACTGAAGATGCTTGTAATTTTGATGACAATGCTGCTCTCATTTCTATAAATCCAA GTCATAATGGTTGTAAATTTCCATCGAG CAAGAACTCAAGTGGAAGTCCTAGTGGGTCGACGAATGGGGGATTAAGTCCATCCTCAGAAGATTTGAGTAGCGGCAGTTCTATTCTCAGAAGGTGGATGTATATCTTGATGGCGATCAATTTGCTGTTTGCAAGTCAGCTTATTTTCTGA
- the LOC107026592 gene encoding PLASMODESMATA CALLOSE-BINDING PROTEIN 5 isoform X1, whose translation MSLKFSFSLLLFSLISTLSTAQFGGTGSAPGGTGTTPAXXXXXXXXXXXXXXXXXXXXXXXXXXXPAGTGSTPSGTVTSPSGVGSAPGGTTAAPAGGTATGGGGGATVELWCVAKNNAEDTALQSALDWACGPGGANCGPIQPGGPCYDPKDIQKTASYVFNDYFIKHGMTEDACNFDDNAALISINPSHNGCKFPSSKNSSGSPSGSTNGGLSPSSEDLSSGSSILRRWMYILMAINLLFASQLIF comes from the exons ATGTCTCTAAAATTCTCATTTTCTCTCCTTCTATTTTCCCTAATCTCCACTCTCTCTACCGCCCAATTCGGCGGTACTGGCTCTGCTCCCGGCGGCACTGGCACTACTCCCGCCNNNNNNNNNNNNNNNNNNNNNNNNNNNNNNNNNNNNNNNNNNNNNNNNNNNNNNNNNNNNNNNNNNNNNNNNNNNNNNNNNCCCGCCGGCACTGGCAGTACTCCCAGCGGCACTGTCACTTCTCCAAGCGGCGTTGGCTCTGCTCCTGGTGGAACTACCGCTGCTCCAGCCGGGGGTACTGCTACCGGCGGGGGTGGAGGGGCGACGGTTGAATTGTGGTGCGTGGCGAAGAACAACGCAGAGGATACTGCTCTTCAATCGGCGCTTGATTGGGCTTGTGGGCCTGGAGGTGCTAATTGCGGGCCAATTCAGCCCGGTGGGCCCTGTTATGACCCTAAAGATATACAGAAAACGGCGTCGTATGTGTTCAATGATTACTTTATTAAGCATGGTATGACTGAAGATGCTTGTAATTTTGATGACAATGCTGCTCTCATTTCTATAAATCCAA GTCATAATGGTTGTAAATTTCCATCGAG CAAGAACTCAAGTGGAAGTCCTAGTGGGTCGACGAATGGGGGATTAAGTCCATCCTCAGAAGATTTGAGTAGCGGCAGTTCTATTCTCAGAAGGTGGATGTATATCTTGATGGCGATCAATTTGCTGTTTGCAAGTCAGCTTATTTTCTGA
- the LOC107025462 gene encoding RING-H2 finger protein ATL40-like has translation MSFDDDDDHPFFHRKNKYDLNSKIMITAIISLSIVIFFVTLLHIYARCVLRRQARRRAELQRVSFITSSALQVEPPKTGLDPSVIASLPVFILKQNDINQNNTIECTVCLSALEDGERVRNLPNCKHVFHAECIDKWFGSHSTCPICRTEAEPRLLQPGPCEGVVGPTTPSAPPIEGGDSINVEDCGLTQDTKINGSSSRLSSFRKMISMEKSSRRLQVQFCGVEEGVINDIERQ, from the coding sequence ATGagttttgatgatgatgatgatcatccattttttcatagaaaaaacaaatatgatCTTAATAGCAAGATCATGATAACAGCCATAATTTCATTATCTATAGTTATTTTCTTCGTTACTCTCCTCCATATTTACGCGAGGTGCGTCCTCAGACGCCAGGCTAGACGTAGGGCGGAGCTTCAGCGCGTCAGCTTCATCACCAGCTCCGCCCTACAGGTCGAGCCCCCTAAGACGGGGCTCGACCCGTCCGTGATAGCCTCGCTACCGGTATTTATTCTCAAACAAAAtgatattaatcaaaataatacaattgAGTGCACGGTTTGTTTGAGTGCTCTTGAAGATGGAGAAAGGGTTAGAAATTTGCCTAATTGCAAACATGTGTTTCATGCTGAGTGTATTGACAAGTGGTTTGGGTCACACTCAACGTGCCCGATTTGTCGGACTGAGGCTGAGCCCCGGTTGTTACAACCGGGGCCATGTGAGGGCGTGGTAGGTCCTACCACGCCCTCAGCGCCACCAATTGAGGGTGGCGATTCGATAAATGTGGAAGATTGTGGATTGACACAAGATACTAAAATTAATGGATCAAGTTCGAGATTAAGCTCGTTTAGGAAGATGATTAGCATGGAAAAATCATCAAGAAGATTACAAGTTCAATTTTGTGGTGTTGAAGAGGGTGTAATTAATGATATTGAAAGACAATGA